Part of the Candidatus Binataceae bacterium genome, CGGCCGTAGTGCCGCCGACGGTCGTGGCATTCATCGCCAGACCAAACACTGAGAATCCGGCCAATAGCCAGAGAAATGAATGAATATAGTTGCGCGGCGGTCCCCAAAACGAGAAGGCCAGGCTGAGAGCGACGAGAGTTGCGAATATCGCCACGGTTCCGACGCGTCCGATCCGCTCGCAAAGCGAAGCGCCAATCGGGAATCCTGCCAGTGCAATTCCACCCGATAAAATGAGTATCGCGCTGGAGACCCCGGGTGTCAGGCCGACATTCGATACGCAGTGAAAATAACTCCAGCTTTTCGCGGTCGCGATCGCAACTGAGCTGAAGATGTTCGAAATCATGAAGGTCAAAGCGCGCTGCCGATGTGGCGGGCGAATCAGGCTCGCCGCCGATTCACGCGGCATCACGGATCCGTGCTCGATTGGCAGCCAGAACTGGGACTGCCAACTCTCAGTCAGCATCCAGGGGACTGCCACGATCGGTAACGCGGCGAGCCAGAGCAGAAAACGCCATGACAGACCCAGGCGCAGCAGGATCGGCATCGCGAACATGCATGCCCCCGCGCCCGCTCCCAGAGCGATTCCGCCCCACGCTTGCCCGGCCGCGCGCTCGGGTGCCGCAAGGACTTCGGCGATGACGACGGGAGCGCCTGCGACAATCGCACCCGTCGCCGCCAACAGAGCGATCTCGAAAAGTGCGAAGGGCAGGACAGTCCGCGACAGCGCCGCACCGATCGCGCCTGCCGCCGAGACGAATAAACTCCACGACAGCACCCGGCCGCGGCCAACCACGTCGAAGAGCCTGGTGAGGAGCAGTGCCCCGACGCCCGATATTGCGATACAGGCAAAGACGCGCGCGAGTTGCGATGCAGAGAGGTTGAAATCCTTGAGCATCCAGGGCGCGGCGATACCGTTGAGCGTGATTATGAAACCCTGCGGAACCAGCAGCGCCAGAATCTGCAGCAGTCTCAGATTTTTGAGAATGCGAATCTGCGGCGACATCGCCATTGGCAAAGCAGTATGCGCGAAGCGTGGCGATGCTGCCAGAAGGCTCGCGCGCCTTGACGCGGTGCGCGGCGGCTCGCGGCCAACGATCTGAGATGGAGGAGGCGACCCCCAGGTTGAGCGTAGTAATCGCCGCGCGCGACGCGGCGGCCACGCTCAACGCGTGTCTCGATGGCGCTTCGGCGCAGGCCGGTGCGGATTGCGAGATAATCGTGGTCGACGACTGCTCGCGCGATGGAACTGCGGCAATCGCGGAACGAAGCGAAGTGAAGTTGATTCGCCTGCGGGAGCATCGCGGTGTCGCCGCGGCGCGCAACGCGGGCGCCCGGGCCGCGCGCGCACCAGTCCTGCTGTTTCTCGATGCCGACGTTGTTCCTGCTCGCGATTTGTTCAAAGCCGGCCTGGCGACAATGGCAGAGCGCGATGCCGACGCGGTGATCGGGTCGTATGACGACGAACCGGCGGTTGACTCAGTCGTGAGCCGGTTCAAGAATCTTGCGCATCACTACTTTCACCAGAACTCGGATGGAATAACGACGACGTTCTGGGGTGCGTGCGGATTTATTCGCCGCGACGTCTTTCTCGATGCCGGCGGTTTCGACGAGACTCGCTTCGTTCTTCCGTCGATCGAGGACGTGGAGCTCGGAGCGCGCGTCGCGGAGCGGGGGGCAAAAATATTCATTCACCCAGCGCTCCACGTCACGCATCTGAAGCGATGGACGCTCGCCAATCTGCTCGTAGTTGATATTACGCGGCGCGCCATACCCTGGGCGATACTGGGGCTCGAGCACGGCAAGCTTCCCGGCAATTTGAATTTTTCGTGGGAGCAGCGTCTCGCGGGGATGGTCGCGGTCGCAGCGTTTGCGGCATTACTTTGGCTGTTATTCAATCTGGGCTCGGCGCTTTGCTGGATAGCTATGGCTATACTGGTGCTGGTTGCGATTGCGCTGAATCGGGGATTGTATAGTTTATTTCTTGAAAAAGGCGGATTGAAATTAGCGGTCTGCGGTTTTCTGCTGCAACAACTTTATTACCTTTACTCATTGAGCGGGCTCGTTGCCGGTGTGATAATTTACATGGTTCGCCGCAAGCCTACACCTGCCCCTTCGCGCTAATCGTACAATCGAATGTCTCGGGCTGTTGTCGAGCAATATCGCGACGAGTTGGAAGTACGCGCGAATCGATCGAATCGTCCGCTCCGAATAGGAGTTGACGTAACCTGCTGGAATCTACGCCGCGGCTTCGGACGGCATACTCGGGGTCTTATCTCGGCGCTGACTGAACTCGACAATCGCAACCGATATATCTTCTTCGTTGATCGCGATTCAGCACCGGACTTGGCGTCGCAGCATGAGACTCGGATCGTTTCGAGTTCTCGTTCGGTTCGCAACGGTGCACGAAAAATAGCCGACCTCGTTCGCGCATCGTGGACTATTTCGCGCGAGCCGCTCGACGTGATGCTCTTTCCGGCGATCTACAGCTTCGTTCCAGTATTCTCACGCGCCAAAGTGATGATCGTCCTGCATGACGCTACGGCGGAGATGCTGCCTAATCTTGCGCTGCACGATCGCGTGGCGCGCGTGTTGTGGAATACCAAGGTCGCGATCGGTAAGTGGACGGCCGACTCTCTGATCGCCGTATCAGAATATGCTCGCAAGCAGCTGACCGAGTATCTGAATGTTCCACCCGAGCGCATCGCGATAGTCGGCGAAGCACCGGCATCGGTGTTTCGTCATATCCAAGGCTTGCAGGTGAACTATGAAAGGCTCGCCGCGTTGGGAGTCATGCCCGAACGGAAAGTGATAGTACATCTCGGAGGATTCAGTCCGCATAAAAATCTTCTCTATCTGGTCCACGAGTTTGATGGGCTGATTGGAGATTCGGCTTACGCCGATATCGATCTGCTACTGGTCGGAGATACTCACCCGGATGCATTTCACGTCAGCTATGAAGAGCTGGTCGAGGAAGTAAGAAAACGCGCCCTGACCAATCGTGTGCGGTTTACCGGTTTTGTTCCTGATGAAGTGCTGGTCGACTTGCTGAACATCGCCGCAGTGACCGTGATGCCGTCGCTGAATGAAGGCTTTGGCCTGCCGGCGGTCGAAGCCGCGGCCTGCGGATGCCCGGTTATTGCGACACTGGCGAGTCCCTTGCCCGCGATCCTTGGCGCCGGCGCATTGTATATCGATCCTCGACAGGATGGCGCGCTTCGTGAGGCTTTGGCTCGAATGCTCAGTTCGCCCGAGTTGAGAGGCAAAACGGGTGAAGCGGGGCGGGCGGCCGCCACAAAACTCAGTTGGAAAACCGAAGCAAGCAAGCTGATCAACGCCATCGAAGCGCTCGCGAATCAGTGAGACAGTCACCCCTCCGCTTTCTGCATATTACTACATTCTATCCTCCTTACAGCTTCGGAGGCGACGCGATATACGTATCGCGGCTGGCGAATGCACTCGCCCGGGATGGACATCTCGTGGATGTAATCCACTGTATCGATTCATACGAGATGCTGTCCGGCAATCGCGAGGTGAAGCCCGAGCCGTCAGTGCATCCCAATTTGAATGTTTTTGGGCTGCGGAGCGGATTTGGTGCACTGTCGCCGTTGTTGACGCAACAGACTGGCGCACCGTTTTTGAAGCGAGCGCAGATCGACAAGATCGTCCAGGGCAAAAGCTACGACGTAGTCCAGTTCCACAATATTTCCTTGATCGGTCCGGAGATTCTGAATCTCGCGCCGAACGCGGACATGATAAAACTCTACATGGCGCTCGAGTACTGGCTGGTATGTCCGACGCATATGCTCTGGAAGTTCAACGAGCGCCTGTGCGAATCGCCGGAATGTATCACTTGCGTGTTGAAGGCGCGCCGTCCACCGCAGATCTGGCGCTACTTCGGGACGCTGCAGCGGGCTGCGGCCCAGGTCGATCAATTCATCGCGCCGAGCGAGTGTGCGGCGCGGCTGCACGCGGAGCGTGGTTTCTCCGCACCGTTTGAGTATCTGCCACTGTTTACTGAAATCGATGAGGGGCAGGATCCGCGTCAGCTTTCGCGCCCGCATGTGGAACCATACTTCCTGTTTGCAGGGCGGCTCGAGAAGTTGAAAGGAATCGATACGCTGATTTCGGCATGGGAGCGTAATCAGGGCGCGGACCTTTTGATCGCAGGCGACGGAACCGAAGCAACAAGCTTGCGCGCGAGAGCCGCGGGGAATCCGCGAATAGTATTTCTCGGCAGCGTGCCGCAGGCGCGAATGAAAGCGCTCTATGCGCATGCGCTGGCTTGTATAGTGCCGTCGCTTTTCTGGGAACCCTTTGGTCTGGTTGCGATTGAAGCCCTGGCTAATCGAACGCCGGTTATTGCGCATCGGATCGGTGGGCCAGCCGAAATCGTCGAGCAGAGCGGCGGGGGACTGTTGTATGACAGCGGGCAGGAGCTCGTCGATGCGCTGGAAAAAATCGCCAGTGATTCGAGTCTGCGCGAGAACCTTGCGGAGCGCGGCTATGCCGCCTGCCGGGAGCTATGGTCGCGGGAAGCGCATCTGAAAATGTACTATGAGCTGATCGAACGGACTGCGGCGCGAAAATTTTCTGCCCTTGGCGCGGCACAATCAATATAGACTGATATTTGTCGCCGGCTGTGCGGTTGTGATCGTAATTCAAGCGATCGTGATCTGCCATCGCCGCGCGCTTCATCCTGGCGATCTTGATGTCGCGCGCGAGTTTGGCCGCCGGTTCATCGCGCGCGACGATCTATATCGTAATGGGCTGCAGTACCCATACATGCCCATGGCGGCGATGTTCTTTGCGCCGCTGGCGATGGTCCCCGCGTCGGTTGCGTTCGTGGTTCGATACGCGATCGCGATCGCAAGTCTCGTCACCACCTTGATTCTGATTCGTAGAATGGCGGCGCCTGAATTCGCCGAACATGGATTCGCCGCGAGCGCTCTCACGATTGTATTTGCCGGCCACTACATAATCCGAGATCTCGACGATGCGGGATTGCATCTTCTGATACTCGCGCTGATTGTATTCGGGATATACGCGGCGTGGCGCAATCGCACGGTGGTGAGTGGATTCGCCTTCGCGCTCGCGCTCGCGATCAAGGTGACCCCGGGATTGTTCATTCCGTTCATGATGTGGAAGCGCAAGTGGAAGCTGGCGTGCATTTGTATCGCCGCCACGATCTTCTGGGCCGCGCTGCCGATGCTGTGGCTGGGCCCGTCCTTGTGGATGCATTTTCAGCTGCAATGGACGCGAGTTGCGCTGGGGCAGGTGTTTGGAGGCGTCGCGGCGGTCGCGGCCGGCACCGAGCAGGAATACCAGAATCAATCGCTGCGCGCGGCGGTGATCTTTTATCTCACCGGTGGATCGATTCGCTATGCGGCGTCGGCGTTGCAGGAGGCAAATAGATATCGATACGCAGAACCGATTGCGACGCTGATATCACTTGCGTTGTTACTATATTGCGGCTGGCGCGGGCGAGCCCCATATCGCGGCCTGGACGATCGCCAGTGGCTAATCGACAGTAGTGCCGTGCTGGTCTTGATCCTGCTGCTGTCCCCCGTGACGTGGACTCAGCACATGGTATTTCTGATTCCGGCGATTTATCTCATCGTCGCGGAAGCCTTGGGACGCATCAGCGAGCGGACCTCGATCGCCGTTGCGATGTCGATATATGTGATTTTCTCGCTGATACTGACGCGCGAGATCCTCGGGCGCGCGCGGTACATGATCCTGCTCGAATATCATTCGCAGACGCTGTGCATGCTGATCGTTCTTGCGCTGATCGTTCTCGGCTGTCCTACCGCTCGCGAGGCCGCGTTCAACCCGCGGCGGGCGCGGGAAATGGCGGCGCATTCAGGCGGAAGATTAGAATCGGAACTTCCATGACCTTCTCGTGATAGAAGGCATGACCGAAGAGTCCGTTTTCACCGAAACATTCCCCGTGATCGGAACAAACGACGACCGTCGTGGGGCGGCCGCGCGCCCGGAAAAAGTCGATGAGCTCTCCGGTGCGCGCATCCAGGAACTCCGCGCACGCGACCTGCCGCAGGAAGGCGGGCTCGTCGAATTTCCAGTCCGTCTCCAAAACGCCGCGCTGGTTGAAGATTCGGGCCAGGCTGTAACGCGAATCGACCTCCCCGTCGGGCATCGCCATCCCGCGATGGCGAAACGGACTGTGAGTTTCGCCGTAATTAATAAAGGCGAAGCACGCGCGCGACGGAGCGCCGCGCTCGATGCTGCCAAGGAGGCGACGATTCTGCTCTTCGGCGTCGATACCGGTGACCTCGAAATGCTGAAAACCTTCGCGCAAAGCGGCAGTATCGCGAAACCAATCCATCGCGGCGATACCCACGGTGTAATAGCCGCGCCGGCTGAAGCCCGTGACGATGTTGCTGCCCGGCTCGAAGGTGACGAGCGGCTGGTTGTGCACATTGCGATGGCTGATGCGCCACAGCTGCTGGAGATGCCGATTGTAGAACGGAAGCGGCTCGAACACATGAGGCAGGAATCCGTAGAACATCGCGATATGGGCGGGCAGGGTGTACGTGCCCATCGCCCAGCCTCGTTGCGCCGCGCAATGCTGATCGAGGATCGGCGTCTGTGCGCGCAGATAGGCATCTAAGCGACATGAATCCCAGGTCACGAGCAGGAAGTCCTCGTTGTCGTCAAGCACCTGATGCTTGCGGCGCGAGCGGAACGGCAGCCACTTCATGGTGGTATGATCATGGAGTTGAGGCAGCGGCGTTCAAGAGGTTACGGCTGTCGATCATGAAGCAATCGCTGCTCGCAATTCTACTGATTTCTTTACTCGCTGGATGCAGTGCTCAAAAAGTCGATCCGGTTACGCCGCTGCCAAACCCAGCCGTCGCTGCGACCGCCGAAACCCAGCTTGCCGCCGCGCCGGCATCCCCAGTTGCGCCGCTGCCGTTTCGAGTTCAACTCGCCCAGGGCGATCCGAGCGAGCTGCCGCCGGTCGTCGCGGCCTCGCTATCGAACAGGTCACCGATCACTTTTACCTACCGCGAAGAGCTGACTCACGACGACTACCATGTTCCGCGGATGCTGAGCGCGCTCGATCCCGCGACGTATGTTGGCGCGCCACTGGGCGATTATGGCGTGACGGCATTCGCCGCGCTGACAATTTATGACGGCGAGCGAGTGATCGGCGACTACACCGCCAAGCAGCGCGTGTCGAAGTCGTACAATCTCTACAAAGAGCCCACCCACGCCGAGGTCGAACGCGCGGCGCGCGACGCCGTGCGCCAGAAAATCGACGACCAGCTCGAGAAGGACACTACGCGGCTGGCGCAAGCCGCAACCGGCGAGCCGATCACGCAGGCCGGCGCGCTGGATCGATGAAGCGGCTAGGTCTGCTGGGATTCGGTCTGTGCTTTCTCGGATGCGCGGTGCAGGGCGCGCCTTTCCAGCCCGCCGAGGTCCCGCCCAAAAACTCTGTGGTCTATGTCTATCGACCCTATGCCTACGGATCGTCTGCCCTGCGTCCTGCCGTGACCTGCGGTGATGACAGCGCGCGTATCGGACCGGGCGGCTATCACGCGTTCGTCCTCCCATACGGCAAGGTCACATGCACGGTGGAGTCGACCGAGAACCACGACCGGGTCGAGTTGGACCCCGATCCCCGCGTGCATTACGTGAAGGAAGACTTCGAATGGGGATGGCTAACGGGACATCCTCATCTGGATCCTGTCGACAATGACACGGCGCAAGGCGAGATTCAGAAGTGCGTTCTTGAAGGTTCCAAGCAGGAACAGCATTATTAGATTGCGATTTGGCACGGTGTCTAATCGCGACTTGGATTGTTGATTTTTGATGCCCTCAGCCGGAATTTTGCCGTCGAACCGGAAAACTGGCGCTTTGATTTCCTGCGGCTCAGTTCCTGCCCGCTCTGAGTCAACGCAATCCGCAATAGACTAATCGTTTCGTGAGATTGGACGGCGAGCGCGCCTGCGCGCGCGTGGCCTTGACCTTGCACCTGCGGCCCTTACCCCCTGCAGGAGTGCGATGGTGAAGTCTACCAATGATGTGTCACGGAGCAAGCCGATCGGCGGCAATCACGGCGCGAAGTTCGAAAAAGTTCAATTCAACGGTCACGAATTGGCGCAGCGCTTCGGCATCGACGAAGCCAGCGTCGCGCGCCGGCGTGAGTTCATCCGATTGGGATCTGAAGAACGTGACCTGCTGACTCGCATGATTCCCTGGGCGCGCAAGAACGCGCCGCTGATCGCCAAAGAGTTCTACGATTGGCAATTCAATTTTGGACCCACGCTTGCGTTTTTCCAGAAACACTCTCAAAGACGCGGCGTCACGCCCGATGCCTTGCGCCGTGTCCTCGAACAATCGCAGAGCGGATACATCATCAGCGCATTCGAGGGCGCCAAGGCGAACTGGGATGTCGGATATTTGACGCAGCGTCTGCACGTCGGCTTCGTTCACGACCGAATTGACCTGCCGTTCAAGTGGTATATCGGTGCCTACGCCGAAATGGAGCGGCTCATTCGTATCTACCTGCGCAAGACATTGAAGCTGGATGAAGCCCTTGCCGTTGAAGACGCGATCTTCAAGGTCTTCAACCTCGACATGCAGACGGTAGGCGATTCATTCATGCTCACCACGCTCGAAGCGATGGGACTCAATATCGAAGCGGCCGAGGCGGCGCCCGGCACCGATCGCACCGAAGCTATCGACCAGCTCAAACATACGATGGAGGTGCTGCTCGAGCAGGCAAGCGCGCTCGCCGAGTTGCGGCTTTCCGATCAGATCCTCGACGCGGATCTGCCCTGCGCCGGATGGATGGCGAACGCATTCTCAGGATTCCGCAACAAACTGCAGGAATTCGTCGACAACACTTCGCGTCTGACCGAACAACTGAAAACGGCGACCGAGCAGATGACGATCAGTATCCGTGAGATCGCCGAGAGCTCCACCAAGGCCGCCGGCGTCGTAAGCACGGCGGTCAAGATCACCGAAACCGCCAACAAGCAGATTTCCCGGCTCGGCGAATCGAGCGTCGAAATCAGCAAGGTCATCAAGGTCATCACCTCGATCGCCAAGCAGACCAACCTGCTCGCGCTCAACGCCACGATCGAAGCGGCGCGTGCCGGAGAAGCGGGCAAGGGCTTCTCAGTCGTCGCCAACGAGGTCAAGGAGCTGGCCAAGGAAACCGCCAACGCGACCGAAGAAATCGGCCATCGAATCGAAACCACCAACGAGGACGTCAAGAACGCGATCGGCGCGATCGAGCAGCTCACGGCGGTAATCAACCAGGTAAGCGAGTTGTCCAACTCGATTGCGAGCGCAGTCGAGGAGCAGACCGCTGCTACCAACGAGATGACGCGCAATCTCACCGAGGTCGCCTCGTCGGCGGCGCGCGTGATGAACTCCTCCGGAGCGCACGCCTCATCGATGTGATCGGCCCGGCGGCTCTTTAGTCGCGCGCGCGGCTGCGCATAGTATGTGCGGACTACGGCTCGCCTCGAACGAGGGGCGGGCCCGATCGTCCGGACTATGCGGTGAAGCTGTCGGTAGTTGATCAATCTCCCGTGCCCGCCGGATTTACGCCGGCTGACGCGCTGCACAATACGATCGATCTGGCGCGACTTGCAGATCGCCTCGGGTTCGAGCGCTACTGGATCGCCGAGCATCACGCGACCAGCGCCTTTGCGAGTCCCGCGCCGGAGATCATCCTGCCTCTCGTTGGCGCTGCGACCTCGACAATTCGTATCGGCACCGGTGGCATCCTGCTGCCGCACTACAGCCCGATGAAAGTGGCTGAAGTGTTTCGCGTGCTGCACGCGCTCTATCCGGGCCGAATCGACCTCGGTCTGGGGCGCGCGCCCGGTGGCAGTCCGCTTGATTCGTTTGCGCTCCGACGTGACCGCAAGCAGTCCACCTCGATCGATGATTTTCCCCAGCAGCTCATGGAGCTGCTGGCTTTTCTGAGCCGCAGTTTTCGCGAGGACCATCCATTCAGCCGAATCGAGCTTTCGCCTGCCATGCCAGGTGGTCCCGAGGTCTGGCTCCTGGGCTCGTCGCCATGGAGCGCGGCGGCGGCGGCGCAAGTCGGTCTCCCGTACGCTTTTGCGCATTTCATCGATCCGACGCATACGCGGATGGCGATTGAGTACTACCAGAAGAATTTCACTCGCTCCGAGGCGATGCCCGCGCCGCGCACGATTCTCTCGGTCGGCGCGATTTGTGCCGAAACTGAAGAGGAAGCCGATCACCTCGCGATGAGCGGGCGGTTGCTCGTTCGCCGCTTCCGCCAAGGCGGCGCGCGTGGTCCCGTGCCGACGCCCGAGCAGGCAAGCGCCGAGCTGGGGTCCGATCGTTCCGACCCGTGGTTTGGTCAGCACAGCGAGTTTCCGCGCAGCTTCGTCGGCGAACCCGAGCAAGTCTCGACGCGAATTATCGATATGGCGAGCCAGCTCAACGTTGATGAAGTCATGATCGTTACCGTCGTCCACGACCATCAGGCGCGCCGCCGCTCTCACGAGTTGCTTGCCAAAGCCTTCAACCTGACTCCGCGCGCCGCAGCCTCCTGAAGCGGATCCGATCTCCGCTTCGTCCTTTGATCGAGGCGGAACGAGCCCGCGCAAATATAATGGAACTGACTGTTTCGCTCGCTTACGCAGGCTTAATCTTAGGCAGGATCCGTATGATATGCTTGCGACGACGTTAGCGGGCTAAGAGATGGCAACTTCGATCGAAAATCCCCCGACCCCTTCGGCGTCGCTGAGCCGCTCAGATGGCGACCTCGTGGTTCATCTCGCCGGCGATTGGCGCCTTCGCCACAGCTCGCTCAGGACCGAGAACCTCCTCGACGGCATTGCGAGGCCGCCGAAGCCACAGCGCATCGTCTTCGATATCACCGGTCTCGGCTTCTGGGATTCGAGCCTGCTGACGTTTCTGGAACATCTCGGCGAAGTCGCGCGCAAGGCCGGAATCGAGCAGGATCGCAGCGGCCTGCCCGCCGGTGTTCAGCGCTTGCTCAACCTCGCTGAGGCCGTGCCCGAGAAGGAAGGCGCGCGCAGCAGCGAGGCCGCGCGCGTCGGTATTCTCGCGCGCATCGGCACGGCCACAGTCGACATCGCGTCCGCCGCGGGTGAATTTCTCGACTTTTTCGGCCGCGTGACGATTGCCTTCCTGCAATTGCTTCGCGGAAAGGCGCGCTTCCGCACTTCCGATCTGATGCTGGCGATTCAGGAATGCGGCGCGAGTGCGCTCGGGATCGTGAGCCTCATCAGCTACCTGGTCGGCGTCATCCTCGCGTTCATGGGCGCCGTGCAGTTGCAGCAATTCGGCGCGCAGATCTACGTCGCCGATCTGGTCGCGATCGGCGTGACGCGTGACATGGGCGCGATGATGACGGCGATCATCATGGCCGGCCGCACTGGGGCCGCATTTGCCGCCGCGCTCGGCACGATGAAAGTCACGCAGGAGATCGATGCGCTCACGACGATGGGAATCTCGCCGCTCGAGTTCCTGGTGATGCCGCGCGTGATCGCGCTCGTCGTGATGATGCCGATCCTCTGCCTCTACTCAGACTTCGTTGCGATCCTGGGCGGCACAACCATCGGTGTCGGGATGCTCGGAATTGGCTTCGGCGCGTTCATCCGCGAAGCCGCCCGCGCCGTGACGATGACTGACGTGGTCGGTGGCCTCGTTAAAGGCACCGTCTACGGCGCACTGATCGCGATCTCGGGATGCCTGCGCGGTTTCCAATGCGGCAACAGCTCATCGGCGGTCGGCGACGCGGCGACGCAGGCCGTGGTCA contains:
- a CDS encoding MFS transporter, translated to MAMSPQIRILKNLRLLQILALLVPQGFIITLNGIAAPWMLKDFNLSASQLARVFACIAISGVGALLLTRLFDVVGRGRVLSWSLFVSAAGAIGAALSRTVLPFALFEIALLAATGAIVAGAPVVIAEVLAAPERAAGQAWGGIALGAGAGACMFAMPILLRLGLSWRFLLWLAALPIVAVPWMLTESWQSQFWLPIEHGSVMPRESAASLIRPPHRQRALTFMISNIFSSVAIATAKSWSYFHCVSNVGLTPGVSSAILILSGGIALAGFPIGASLCERIGRVGTVAIFATLVALSLAFSFWGPPRNYIHSFLWLLAGFSVFGLAMNATTVGGTTAATELFPTGMRATAAGAIAIAGTVGRVAGQSLVALLAARIGGVSFVVGLLGLSAIGTSILFIAFVDESRGLALESATAAI
- a CDS encoding glycosyltransferase family 2 protein, yielding MSVVIAARDAAATLNACLDGASAQAGADCEIIVVDDCSRDGTAAIAERSEVKLIRLREHRGVAAARNAGARAARAPVLLFLDADVVPARDLFKAGLATMAERDADAVIGSYDDEPAVDSVVSRFKNLAHHYFHQNSDGITTTFWGACGFIRRDVFLDAGGFDETRFVLPSIEDVELGARVAERGAKIFIHPALHVTHLKRWTLANLLVVDITRRAIPWAILGLEHGKLPGNLNFSWEQRLAGMVAVAAFAALLWLLFNLGSALCWIAMAILVLVAIALNRGLYSLFLEKGGLKLAVCGFLLQQLYYLYSLSGLVAGVIIYMVRRKPTPAPSR
- a CDS encoding glycosyltransferase family 1 protein, which encodes MSRAVVEQYRDELEVRANRSNRPLRIGVDVTCWNLRRGFGRHTRGLISALTELDNRNRYIFFVDRDSAPDLASQHETRIVSSSRSVRNGARKIADLVRASWTISREPLDVMLFPAIYSFVPVFSRAKVMIVLHDATAEMLPNLALHDRVARVLWNTKVAIGKWTADSLIAVSEYARKQLTEYLNVPPERIAIVGEAPASVFRHIQGLQVNYERLAALGVMPERKVIVHLGGFSPHKNLLYLVHEFDGLIGDSAYADIDLLLVGDTHPDAFHVSYEELVEEVRKRALTNRVRFTGFVPDEVLVDLLNIAAVTVMPSLNEGFGLPAVEAAACGCPVIATLASPLPAILGAGALYIDPRQDGALREALARMLSSPELRGKTGEAGRAAATKLSWKTEASKLINAIEALANQ
- a CDS encoding glycosyltransferase family 4 protein; translation: MRQSPLRFLHITTFYPPYSFGGDAIYVSRLANALARDGHLVDVIHCIDSYEMLSGNREVKPEPSVHPNLNVFGLRSGFGALSPLLTQQTGAPFLKRAQIDKIVQGKSYDVVQFHNISLIGPEILNLAPNADMIKLYMALEYWLVCPTHMLWKFNERLCESPECITCVLKARRPPQIWRYFGTLQRAAAQVDQFIAPSECAARLHAERGFSAPFEYLPLFTEIDEGQDPRQLSRPHVEPYFLFAGRLEKLKGIDTLISAWERNQGADLLIAGDGTEATSLRARAAGNPRIVFLGSVPQARMKALYAHALACIVPSLFWEPFGLVAIEALANRTPVIAHRIGGPAEIVEQSGGGLLYDSGQELVDALEKIASDSSLRENLAERGYAACRELWSREAHLKMYYELIERTAARKFSALGAAQSI
- a CDS encoding glycosyltransferase family 87 protein translates to MIVIQAIVICHRRALHPGDLDVAREFGRRFIARDDLYRNGLQYPYMPMAAMFFAPLAMVPASVAFVVRYAIAIASLVTTLILIRRMAAPEFAEHGFAASALTIVFAGHYIIRDLDDAGLHLLILALIVFGIYAAWRNRTVVSGFAFALALAIKVTPGLFIPFMMWKRKWKLACICIAATIFWAALPMLWLGPSLWMHFQLQWTRVALGQVFGGVAAVAAGTEQEYQNQSLRAAVIFYLTGGSIRYAASALQEANRYRYAEPIATLISLALLLYCGWRGRAPYRGLDDRQWLIDSSAVLVLILLLSPVTWTQHMVFLIPAIYLIVAEALGRISERTSIAVAMSIYVIFSLILTREILGRARYMILLEYHSQTLCMLIVLALIVLGCPTAREAAFNPRRAREMAAHSGGRLESELP
- a CDS encoding globin-coupled sensor protein, with the protein product MKSTNDVSRSKPIGGNHGAKFEKVQFNGHELAQRFGIDEASVARRREFIRLGSEERDLLTRMIPWARKNAPLIAKEFYDWQFNFGPTLAFFQKHSQRRGVTPDALRRVLEQSQSGYIISAFEGAKANWDVGYLTQRLHVGFVHDRIDLPFKWYIGAYAEMERLIRIYLRKTLKLDEALAVEDAIFKVFNLDMQTVGDSFMLTTLEAMGLNIEAAEAAPGTDRTEAIDQLKHTMEVLLEQASALAELRLSDQILDADLPCAGWMANAFSGFRNKLQEFVDNTSRLTEQLKTATEQMTISIREIAESSTKAAGVVSTAVKITETANKQISRLGESSVEISKVIKVITSIAKQTNLLALNATIEAARAGEAGKGFSVVANEVKELAKETANATEEIGHRIETTNEDVKNAIGAIEQLTAVINQVSELSNSIASAVEEQTAATNEMTRNLTEVASSAARVMNSSGAHASSM
- a CDS encoding LLM class flavin-dependent oxidoreductase — translated: MKLSVVDQSPVPAGFTPADALHNTIDLARLADRLGFERYWIAEHHATSAFASPAPEIILPLVGAATSTIRIGTGGILLPHYSPMKVAEVFRVLHALYPGRIDLGLGRAPGGSPLDSFALRRDRKQSTSIDDFPQQLMELLAFLSRSFREDHPFSRIELSPAMPGGPEVWLLGSSPWSAAAAAQVGLPYAFAHFIDPTHTRMAIEYYQKNFTRSEAMPAPRTILSVGAICAETEEEADHLAMSGRLLVRRFRQGGARGPVPTPEQASAELGSDRSDPWFGQHSEFPRSFVGEPEQVSTRIIDMASQLNVDEVMIVTVVHDHQARRRSHELLAKAFNLTPRAAAS
- a CDS encoding ABC transporter permease, with translation MATSIENPPTPSASLSRSDGDLVVHLAGDWRLRHSSLRTENLLDGIARPPKPQRIVFDITGLGFWDSSLLTFLEHLGEVARKAGIEQDRSGLPAGVQRLLNLAEAVPEKEGARSSEAARVGILARIGTATVDIASAAGEFLDFFGRVTIAFLQLLRGKARFRTSDLMLAIQECGASALGIVSLISYLVGVILAFMGAVQLQQFGAQIYVADLVAIGVTRDMGAMMTAIIMAGRTGAAFAAALGTMKVTQEIDALTTMGISPLEFLVMPRVIALVVMMPILCLYSDFVAILGGTTIGVGMLGIGFGAFIREAARAVTMTDVVGGLVKGTVYGALIAISGCLRGFQCGNSSSAVGDAATQAVVMSIVLIVISCGTFAVIFNILGI